TTGGATTTTATATCGTTCGTGGTGATGTGTTAAAAGTGGGTCCTTTTCAAGGAAAAGTGGCTTGTTCAACCATTGCAAAGGGTAGAGGAGTATGTGGCACAGCGTGGGAGCGTTTAGAAAACATTGTAGTACCTGATACTCATCAGTTTGAAGGGCATATCGCCTGTGATGTCGCTTCTCGTTCTGAGGTGGTTATTCCTGTCTTAGATGAAAAGGGTGAAATGTATGTAGAGCTTGATGTTGATAGCCCATTATTAAATCGTTTTTCTGATGAAGATGTGGCGTTTTTAACAGCCTGTGCAGCCCTTGTATTAAAGCGGTAAGATTTGCATAAAAATTTGCAAATTTTTGAATGAGTTAGAGAAAAGTGAAAAGTAGATGAAAGAAATAGAAGTAGAATATATGGCTACGCTTAAAAATCATCTCGAAGCC
This DNA window, taken from Pasteurella skyensis, encodes the following:
- a CDS encoding GAF domain-containing protein; translated protein: MNIKQLEAILGDEEDIISRMANISAFLYETVPNINWVGFYIVRGDVLKVGPFQGKVACSTIAKGRGVCGTAWERLENIVVPDTHQFEGHIACDVASRSEVVIPVLDEKGEMYVELDVDSPLLNRFSDEDVAFLTACAALVLKR